In a genomic window of Halostella litorea:
- a CDS encoding aminopeptidase: protein MDERVRRHAEILVDHCTDIAAEDDVLIRAPTPAEDLVVALHERIGEVGACPSLSWLNSRAGRAYARAMDADDFRLNEPRLAAMEETDVVIMVTGATNAFETSDVDPGKSAAASRANGPILEERLDTRWVITQHPTPADAQQAEMSTEAWEAFVYDAVNRDWDAQRAFQERMVEILDPAEEVRIVSGDATDVTLSVDGMAAANDYAKENLPGGEVYTSPVPDGVDGEVTFDLPVVRNGREVEGATLRFEDGEVVDHGAEKNGDVLTSVLETDEGARRVGELGIGMNRGIDEFSYNMLFDEKMGDTVHLALGKAIEECVPEGREFNDSAVHVDMLVDMSEDSRIEVDGEVVQRNGTFAFEGSETE, encoded by the coding sequence ATGGACGAGAGGGTCAGGCGACACGCCGAGATACTGGTCGACCACTGCACCGACATCGCCGCCGAGGACGACGTGTTGATCCGCGCGCCGACGCCCGCCGAGGACCTGGTCGTCGCGCTCCACGAGCGGATCGGCGAGGTCGGCGCGTGCCCGTCGCTCTCCTGGCTCAACTCCCGCGCTGGCCGGGCGTACGCCCGGGCGATGGACGCCGATGACTTCCGACTCAACGAACCCCGCCTCGCGGCGATGGAGGAGACTGACGTCGTCATCATGGTCACCGGGGCGACGAACGCCTTCGAGACGAGCGACGTGGATCCGGGGAAGTCGGCCGCCGCGAGTCGGGCGAACGGCCCGATCCTGGAGGAACGGCTCGACACGCGGTGGGTCATCACCCAGCACCCGACGCCGGCCGACGCCCAGCAGGCCGAGATGAGCACCGAGGCGTGGGAGGCGTTCGTGTACGACGCCGTGAACCGCGACTGGGACGCCCAGCGGGCGTTTCAGGAGCGGATGGTGGAGATACTCGACCCCGCCGAGGAGGTGCGGATCGTCTCCGGCGACGCGACCGACGTGACCCTCTCGGTCGACGGCATGGCGGCGGCGAACGACTACGCGAAGGAGAACCTGCCGGGCGGCGAGGTGTACACGTCGCCGGTGCCCGACGGCGTCGACGGCGAGGTGACGTTCGACCTGCCGGTGGTCCGCAACGGCCGTGAGGTCGAGGGCGCGACCCTGCGGTTCGAGGACGGCGAAGTCGTCGACCACGGCGCGGAGAAAAACGGGGACGTGCTGACGAGCGTGCTGGAGACGGACGAGGGCGCGCGCCGCGTCGGCGAACTCGGAATCGGCATGAACCGGGGCATCGACGAGTTCTCCTACAACATGCTGTTCGACGAGAAGATGGGCGACACCGTCCACCTCGCGCTCGGGAAGGCCATCGAGGAGTGCGTCCCCGAGGGTCGCGAGTTCAACGACAGCGCCGTCCACGTCGACATGCTCGTGGACATGAGCGAGGACTCCCGGATCGAGGTCGACGGCGAGGTGGTCCAGCGCAACGGGACCTTCGCGTTCGAGGGGAGCGAGACCGAGTGA
- the glmM gene encoding phosphoglucosamine mutase codes for MFGTSGIRGRVGEDVTADLALSVGRAVAAEADRVVVGRDPRESGEFLADALAAGLRECGTDVVDLGRAATPTVARSVAWRDADAGVSVTASHNPAPDNGIKLWSPSGQAFDEAEREAVAERVRADDPDLSGWDGVGDRRSWDGAFDRHVDTLADAVTVDDPPSVAVDVGNGMGGVTVAALSRLGCEVETLNAQEDGAFPGRPSEPTADNCRSLCALVERTDADLGIAHDGDADRMQAVTGDGAFVSGDVLLALFGRAAAGEGDRVAAPLNTSLAVDDALAEVGASLTRTRVGDVFVAEAATDPAVAFGGEESGAWIWPDETLCPDGPLAACKLVELVAERGPLGDLVDGVETYPIRRDSVETGEKAAVMERVREAVLARYDDVQTVDGVRVDLGDAWFLVRASGTQPLVRITAEARDPDRADGVFDEAAALVADAT; via the coding sequence ATGTTCGGCACGAGCGGGATCCGGGGACGAGTCGGCGAGGACGTGACGGCGGACCTGGCGCTGTCGGTGGGCCGGGCGGTGGCGGCCGAGGCCGACCGCGTCGTCGTCGGGCGCGACCCCCGGGAGAGCGGCGAGTTCCTCGCGGACGCGCTGGCGGCGGGCCTGCGGGAGTGCGGCACGGACGTGGTGGACCTCGGGCGCGCGGCGACGCCGACCGTCGCGCGCTCGGTCGCGTGGCGGGACGCCGACGCGGGCGTCTCGGTCACGGCCAGCCACAACCCCGCGCCCGACAACGGGATCAAGCTCTGGTCACCCAGCGGGCAGGCGTTCGACGAGGCCGAGCGCGAGGCGGTCGCCGAGCGGGTCCGCGCCGACGACCCGGACCTGTCGGGGTGGGACGGCGTCGGCGACCGGCGGTCGTGGGACGGCGCGTTCGACCGCCACGTCGACACGCTCGCCGACGCCGTGACGGTCGACGACCCGCCCAGCGTCGCCGTCGACGTGGGCAACGGGATGGGCGGCGTCACCGTCGCGGCGCTCTCGCGGCTGGGCTGCGAGGTGGAGACGCTGAACGCCCAGGAGGACGGCGCGTTCCCGGGGCGGCCCAGCGAACCGACCGCCGACAACTGCCGGTCGCTGTGCGCGCTGGTCGAGCGGACGGACGCGGACCTGGGCATCGCCCACGACGGCGACGCCGACCGCATGCAGGCGGTGACCGGCGACGGCGCGTTCGTGTCCGGCGACGTGTTGCTCGCGCTGTTCGGCCGCGCCGCGGCGGGCGAGGGCGACCGCGTCGCCGCGCCGCTGAACACCAGCCTCGCCGTCGACGATGCGCTCGCCGAGGTGGGCGCGTCGCTCACCCGCACCCGGGTCGGCGACGTGTTCGTCGCCGAGGCCGCGACCGACCCCGCGGTCGCCTTCGGCGGCGAGGAGAGCGGCGCGTGGATCTGGCCCGACGAGACGCTGTGCCCCGACGGGCCGCTGGCGGCCTGCAAACTCGTCGAACTCGTCGCCGAGCGGGGCCCGCTGGGCGACCTGGTCGACGGCGTCGAGACGTACCCCATCCGCCGGGACAGCGTGGAGACCGGCGAGAAGGCCGCCGTCATGGAGCGCGTCCGCGAGGCCGTCCTCGCCCGGTACGACGACGTGCAGACGGTCGACGGCGTCCGGGTGGACCTGGGCGACGCGTGGTTCCTCGTCCGCGCGAGCGGCACCCAGCCGCTGGTGCGGATCACCGCGGAGGCCCGCGACCCCGACCGCGCCGACGGGGTCTTCGACGAGGCCGCCGCGCTCGTCGCCGACGCGACCTGA
- a CDS encoding ORC1-type DNA replication protein — MADDPEEGMLSWDESVFRNEHVFEIDYVPETFKHRESQVDSLKHCLRPAVRGSRPLNAMVRGPPGTGKTTAVQKLFGELSGKTGVRTTRVNCQVNATRYSVFSQLFETMFDYEPPSSGISFKKLFDQITEKLVEEEEVLVVALDDVNYLFYESEASDTLYSLLRAHEEHSGARIGVIVISSDPDLDVIEELDGRVQSVFRPEDIYFPVYGEREIAEILAERVERGFHDDVVSAPVLDRVAELTAESGDLRVGIDLLRRAGLNAEMRASRTVSVEDVDDAYEKSKYVHLSRSLENLSDSEAELVRVIAEHEGKQAGDVYEAFHDETDLGYTRYSEIINKLDNLGLVEAEYTDVEGRGRSRSLALAYDPQAVIDRL, encoded by the coding sequence ATGGCCGACGACCCCGAGGAGGGGATGTTGTCCTGGGACGAGTCGGTGTTCCGGAACGAGCACGTCTTCGAGATAGACTACGTTCCGGAGACGTTCAAGCACCGCGAGAGCCAGGTCGACAGCCTCAAACACTGCCTCCGGCCGGCGGTCCGGGGCTCCCGGCCGCTGAACGCCATGGTGCGGGGGCCGCCCGGCACCGGCAAGACGACGGCGGTCCAGAAGCTGTTCGGCGAGCTGTCGGGCAAGACCGGCGTGCGGACGACCCGGGTGAACTGCCAGGTCAACGCCACCCGCTACTCCGTGTTCTCGCAGCTGTTCGAGACGATGTTCGACTACGAGCCGCCGTCCAGCGGCATCTCGTTCAAGAAGCTGTTCGACCAGATCACCGAGAAGCTCGTCGAGGAGGAGGAGGTGCTGGTCGTCGCCCTGGACGACGTGAACTACCTCTTCTACGAGAGCGAGGCGTCGGACACGCTGTACTCGTTGCTGCGCGCCCACGAGGAACACAGCGGCGCGCGCATCGGCGTGATCGTCATCTCGTCGGACCCCGACCTGGACGTCATCGAGGAACTCGACGGGCGCGTCCAGAGCGTGTTCCGGCCCGAGGACATCTACTTCCCCGTCTACGGCGAGCGCGAGATCGCCGAGATCCTCGCCGAGCGGGTCGAGCGTGGCTTCCACGACGACGTCGTGAGCGCGCCGGTGCTCGACCGGGTCGCCGAACTCACGGCCGAGAGCGGCGACCTGCGGGTCGGCATCGACCTGCTCCGGCGCGCCGGGCTGAACGCCGAGATGCGCGCCAGCCGCACCGTCTCCGTCGAGGACGTCGACGACGCCTACGAGAAGTCCAAGTACGTCCACCTCTCGCGGAGCCTGGAGAACCTGAGCGACAGCGAGGCCGAACTCGTCCGCGTCATCGCCGAGCACGAGGGCAAGCAGGCCGGCGACGTGTACGAGGCGTTCCACGACGAGACGGACCTGGGCTACACGCGCTACTCCGAGATCATCAACAAGCTCGACAACCTCGGGCTGGTCGAGGCCGAGTACACCGACGTGGAGGGGCGGGGCCGCTCGCGCTCGCTCGCGCTGGCGTACGACCCGCAGGCCGTGATCGACCGGCTCTAG
- a CDS encoding MutS-related protein: protein MEFEAIPGVGEKTAASLAELDDAERALRTGDVAALADAPGISEGRAARIARAAIRLEHDDPGGFLATDRAREVYDEVLELLCDRTVTDYAARRLETFYPSPTASRIAEVREFVERATDREPTPAVTEALQGVEPLSTPGDLRVRDRCLATSDAELYSEAREAVPELSVEVVEDARDLAELARGYATVIALDEAFAGIDVEGDVRVQPDALETPAEVVPERVLAFFAANREPLRAAAAVHREAGMDAPCDLDALEGALERLAADGTVVGDDELDRLTTAVDDLDAAVGTAESVANDRLRDSIRERDVTVEGSDLLSLVEQGAGVDSLLSRELADEYAAAVAAARDHVVDALDLESGEAEVARRAFPDEPTFPVERNDEAVSRLRDDLTAAKERRATRLKRELADDLADLREPAEKLVRAALELDVELAVARFADDFDCTLPTVVDPDDGPGGFDIEGGRSPLLDVPHDEVDPVDYGVDGVALLSGVNSGGKTSTLDLVATVVVLAHMGLPVPADAARIERVEELHYHAKTQGTLDAGAFESTVRQFADLATGGEGSLVLVDELESITEPGASAKIIAGILEALHENGATGVFVSHLAGEIRDAADFPVTVDGIEARGLEDGELQVNRSPVKDHLARSTPELIVEKLATEAGDGAGGTDSDEPPDAAGAAADHEAAFYGGLLEKFESAGD, encoded by the coding sequence ATGGAGTTCGAGGCGATCCCCGGCGTCGGCGAGAAGACCGCGGCGTCGCTCGCCGAACTGGACGACGCCGAGCGCGCCCTGCGGACGGGCGACGTGGCCGCGCTCGCTGACGCGCCGGGCATCAGCGAGGGGCGCGCCGCCCGCATCGCCCGGGCGGCGATCCGGCTGGAACACGACGACCCCGGCGGCTTCCTGGCGACCGACAGGGCGCGGGAGGTGTACGACGAGGTGCTAGAACTGCTGTGTGACCGCACCGTCACCGACTACGCGGCCCGGCGGCTGGAGACGTTCTACCCCAGCCCCACCGCCTCTCGGATCGCGGAGGTCCGCGAGTTCGTCGAGCGGGCGACCGACCGGGAACCGACGCCCGCCGTGACCGAGGCGCTGCAGGGCGTCGAGCCGCTGTCGACCCCCGGGGACCTCAGGGTGCGGGACCGCTGTCTCGCCACCAGCGACGCCGAACTGTACAGCGAGGCCCGCGAGGCGGTCCCGGAACTGAGCGTGGAAGTCGTCGAGGACGCCCGCGACCTGGCGGAACTGGCCCGCGGTTACGCCACCGTCATCGCGCTGGACGAGGCGTTCGCCGGCATCGACGTCGAGGGCGACGTGCGGGTGCAACCGGACGCCCTGGAGACCCCCGCGGAGGTGGTGCCCGAGCGCGTGCTCGCCTTCTTCGCCGCGAACCGCGAGCCGCTGCGGGCCGCCGCCGCGGTCCACCGCGAGGCCGGCATGGACGCCCCCTGCGACCTGGATGCGCTGGAGGGCGCGCTGGAGCGCCTCGCGGCGGACGGCACGGTCGTCGGCGACGACGAACTCGACCGCCTGACGACCGCGGTCGACGACCTGGACGCCGCCGTCGGCACGGCCGAGAGCGTCGCCAACGACCGCCTCCGCGACTCGATCCGGGAGCGCGACGTGACCGTCGAGGGGTCGGACCTGCTCTCGCTGGTCGAGCAGGGCGCGGGCGTCGACTCGCTGCTGTCGCGGGAACTGGCCGACGAGTACGCCGCTGCGGTCGCCGCCGCCCGCGACCACGTCGTCGACGCGCTCGACCTGGAGTCCGGCGAGGCGGAGGTCGCCCGGCGGGCGTTCCCCGACGAGCCGACGTTCCCCGTCGAGCGCAACGACGAGGCCGTCTCGCGGCTCCGCGACGACCTGACCGCCGCGAAGGAGCGCCGGGCGACCCGGCTGAAGCGCGAACTCGCCGACGACCTGGCCGACCTGCGTGAGCCGGCCGAGAAGCTCGTCCGCGCGGCGCTGGAACTCGACGTGGAACTCGCCGTCGCCCGGTTCGCCGACGACTTCGACTGCACGCTCCCGACGGTCGTCGACCCCGACGACGGCCCCGGCGGCTTCGATATCGAGGGCGGGCGGTCGCCGCTGCTCGACGTGCCCCACGACGAGGTCGACCCCGTCGACTACGGCGTCGACGGCGTCGCGCTGCTGTCGGGCGTCAACAGCGGCGGGAAGACGTCGACGCTCGACCTCGTGGCGACGGTCGTCGTGCTCGCCCACATGGGGCTCCCGGTGCCGGCGGACGCCGCCCGGATCGAGCGCGTCGAGGAGTTGCACTACCACGCCAAGACCCAGGGGACGCTCGACGCGGGCGCGTTCGAGTCCACCGTCCGCCAGTTCGCCGACCTGGCGACCGGCGGCGAGGGGTCGCTCGTCCTCGTCGACGAACTGGAGAGCATCACCGAACCCGGCGCGAGCGCGAAGATAATCGCGGGCATCCTGGAGGCGCTCCACGAGAACGGCGCGACCGGCGTCTTCGTCTCTCACCTCGCGGGCGAGATACGGGACGCCGCCGACTTCCCCGTCACCGTCGACGGCATCGAGGCCCGCGGGCTGGAAGACGGCGAACTGCAGGTGAACCGCTCGCCCGTGAAGGACCACCTCGCGCGGTCGACGCCGGAGCTCATCGTCGAGAAACTGGCGACGGAGGCCGGCGACGGGGCCGGGGGAACGGACAGCGACGAACCGCCGGACGCGGCCGGTGCCGCGGCGGACCACGAGGCGGCGTTCTACGGCGGCCTGCTGGAGAAGTTCGAGTCCGCGGGCGACTGA
- the larE gene encoding ATP-dependent sacrificial sulfur transferase LarE encodes MTSVEEKMAAVRDDLAERDGVLVAFSGGVDSSVVATLAAEALGDDAVACTAKSETLPDAELDDAKRVAGEIGIRHEIVEFSELDSPAFVENDGDRCYHCRTMRLGEMFDAAERMGIEVVCDGTNASDPGDGHRPGLQAVDELDAYSPLLAHGITKEEVREIADRYDLSVADKPSMACLSSRIPTGLEVTEERLTRVEKAETVLRQWGFSQFRVRDHDGLARIEIAPEELDAALNREFVETVREHLADLGFDHVTLDLHGYRTGSVSPDDEPVVADVFDDGDDDPLAADYPQAE; translated from the coding sequence ATGACATCCGTCGAGGAGAAGATGGCGGCCGTCCGCGACGACCTCGCGGAGCGCGACGGCGTGCTCGTGGCGTTCAGCGGCGGCGTGGACTCCAGCGTCGTCGCGACGCTGGCCGCGGAGGCGCTGGGCGACGACGCCGTCGCCTGCACCGCCAAAAGCGAGACGCTGCCGGACGCGGAACTCGACGACGCAAAGCGCGTCGCGGGGGAGATCGGGATCCGCCACGAGATAGTCGAGTTCAGCGAACTCGACAGCCCGGCGTTCGTCGAGAACGACGGCGACCGCTGTTACCACTGCCGGACGATGCGCCTCGGTGAGATGTTCGACGCCGCCGAGCGCATGGGGATCGAGGTCGTCTGCGACGGGACGAACGCCAGCGACCCCGGCGACGGCCACCGGCCCGGCCTCCAGGCCGTCGACGAACTCGACGCCTACTCGCCGCTTCTGGCCCACGGCATCACGAAGGAGGAGGTCCGTGAGATCGCCGACCGCTACGACCTCTCGGTCGCCGACAAGCCGTCGATGGCCTGCCTCTCCTCGCGGATCCCGACCGGGCTCGAAGTGACCGAGGAGCGGCTCACCCGCGTCGAGAAGGCCGAGACGGTCCTCCGGCAGTGGGGGTTCTCGCAGTTCCGCGTCCGCGACCACGACGGCCTCGCCCGCATCGAGATCGCGCCCGAGGAACTGGACGCCGCGCTGAACCGCGAGTTCGTCGAGACCGTCCGGGAGCACCTCGCGGACCTTGGCTTCGACCACGTCACGCTGGACCTCCACGGCTACCGGACGGGCAGCGTCAGCCCGGACGACGAGCCGGTCGTCGCCGACGTGTTCGACGACGGGGACGACGACCCGCTGGCCGCCGACTACCCGCAGGCCGAGTGA
- a CDS encoding NAD+ synthase, with product MFDTDTNDEYGHGRTTADAVATEEAAERAHSDIRTFLRGKVADAGASGAVVAMSGGIDSTVTATLAADALGPDRVLGLGMPCTKVDSAHAAEARTVAEDLGIEFREVQLRPLLDMFEDVVAPTVAPAGDKDAVGNAIARLRMACTYYAANARSRLVVGTANRSELLLGYFTKHGDGAADLYPIGDLYKTEVRTLARHLDVPPRIIEKEPTAGLWAGQTDEAEIGAGYDAVDPLLRRLVDEGERVERAADEAGVDVETAERVAAMYVDTLHKRTVPPTPGVRGGNGKQPSYSLHLADEVRRASDGGD from the coding sequence ATGTTTGATACGGACACGAACGACGAGTACGGGCACGGACGGACGACGGCCGACGCCGTCGCGACCGAGGAGGCGGCCGAGCGGGCGCACTCGGACATCCGCACGTTCCTCCGGGGGAAGGTCGCCGACGCGGGGGCGAGCGGTGCCGTCGTCGCGATGAGCGGCGGGATCGACTCGACCGTGACGGCGACGCTGGCGGCGGACGCGCTCGGCCCCGACCGCGTACTCGGCCTCGGGATGCCCTGCACCAAGGTCGACAGCGCCCACGCCGCGGAGGCCCGGACGGTCGCGGAGGACCTCGGCATCGAGTTCCGGGAGGTCCAGCTCCGCCCGCTGCTCGACATGTTCGAGGACGTCGTCGCCCCGACAGTCGCGCCGGCGGGGGACAAGGACGCGGTCGGCAACGCCATCGCGCGGCTCCGGATGGCGTGTACGTACTACGCGGCCAACGCCCGGTCGCGGCTCGTCGTCGGCACGGCCAACCGCTCGGAGCTGCTGCTCGGCTACTTCACGAAACACGGCGACGGGGCGGCGGACCTCTACCCGATCGGCGACCTGTACAAGACGGAGGTCAGGACGCTCGCGCGCCACCTCGATGTCCCCCCGCGGATCATCGAGAAGGAGCCCACCGCGGGCCTGTGGGCGGGCCAGACAGACGAGGCGGAGATCGGTGCCGGCTACGACGCGGTCGACCCCCTCCTCCGGCGGCTGGTCGACGAGGGCGAGCGCGTCGAGCGGGCCGCCGACGAGGCCGGCGTGGACGTGGAAACAGCCGAGCGCGTCGCCGCGATGTACGTCGACACCCTCCACAAGCGGACGGTCCCGCCGACGCCGGGCGTCCGCGGCGGGAACGGCAAGCAGCCGTCGTACTCGCTGCACCTCGCGGACGAGGTCCGGCGGGCGTCGGACGGCGGCGACTGA
- a CDS encoding nitrite/sulfite reductase encodes MAHKKEAWKADCYGDEVREKILEFAERGWESVPEDERDAWFSRFKFWGLFHQRSGQESYFMMRLTNCGGVLEPGQLRAIGEVADEYATGPAANPEWGNGFIDLTTRQSVQLHWLKLEDVPAIWEKLEAVGVSSRSAGGDTMRNISGCPVAGKDRHEYVESRGLLDEIQETIRGDDALSNMPRKFNISVTGCREGCAQDSINDVALEPARKLEGGEQVTGFNVRAGGGLGGREPRPARPLDVFVRPGNAVELVRAFVELYHEEGGRENRSKNRARFFVDEWGTDAIREELAERVDFDLGRAGTDLRDEYTYNAGRKAERGKHDHVGVHEQADGNYYVGLSVPVGRLRAAEVMELADLAHAYGSGEVRLTRRQNPLIVDVPEAELDGLLAEPLLDDLPPEPNAFERGAVACTGTEFCSLALTETKVRTAELLRWLRANVDLPDDVSRLKIHFSGCTADCGQAMTADIGLQGMRARKDGEMVEAVDVGVGGGIGEEPTFIEWVRQRVPADELPGLIRNLVEAFAALRTEGQTFREWVEATGHETIIELAEPEETDYEDPCLTDAKQSWYPFEDGESPAPTAPDGTPLSADD; translated from the coding sequence ATGGCGCATAAGAAGGAGGCCTGGAAGGCCGACTGCTACGGCGACGAGGTCCGCGAGAAGATACTGGAGTTCGCCGAGCGCGGGTGGGAGTCGGTGCCGGAGGACGAGCGCGACGCGTGGTTCTCCCGGTTCAAGTTCTGGGGGCTGTTCCACCAGCGCTCCGGGCAGGAGAGCTACTTCATGATGCGCCTGACCAACTGCGGCGGCGTGCTGGAGCCGGGCCAGCTCCGGGCGATCGGCGAGGTGGCCGACGAGTACGCGACCGGCCCGGCCGCAAACCCCGAGTGGGGGAACGGGTTCATCGACCTGACGACGCGGCAGTCGGTCCAGCTCCACTGGCTCAAGCTGGAAGACGTGCCCGCCATCTGGGAGAAGCTGGAGGCCGTCGGCGTCTCCTCGCGCTCGGCCGGCGGGGACACGATGCGCAACATCTCCGGCTGCCCGGTCGCCGGGAAGGACAGACACGAGTACGTCGAGAGCCGGGGGCTGCTGGACGAGATACAGGAGACGATCCGCGGCGACGACGCGCTGTCGAACATGCCCCGGAAGTTCAACATCAGCGTGACGGGCTGTCGCGAGGGCTGCGCCCAGGACAGCATCAACGACGTGGCGCTTGAACCGGCGCGGAAGCTGGAGGGCGGCGAGCAGGTGACCGGCTTCAACGTGCGGGCCGGCGGCGGGCTGGGCGGGCGCGAGCCGCGCCCCGCACGGCCGCTGGACGTCTTCGTCCGCCCGGGGAACGCGGTCGAACTGGTCCGGGCGTTCGTCGAACTGTACCACGAGGAGGGCGGCCGCGAGAACCGCTCGAAGAACCGCGCCCGCTTCTTCGTCGACGAGTGGGGCACCGACGCGATCCGCGAGGAACTCGCCGAGCGGGTCGACTTCGACCTCGGCCGCGCGGGGACGGACCTGCGCGACGAGTACACGTACAACGCCGGCCGGAAGGCCGAGCGCGGCAAGCACGACCACGTCGGCGTCCACGAGCAGGCCGACGGCAACTACTACGTCGGCCTGAGCGTCCCGGTCGGCCGGCTCCGGGCGGCGGAGGTCATGGAACTGGCCGACCTCGCCCACGCCTACGGCTCCGGCGAGGTCCGGCTCACCCGGCGGCAGAACCCGCTGATCGTGGACGTGCCGGAGGCTGAGCTGGACGGCCTGCTCGCCGAGCCGCTGCTCGACGACCTGCCGCCGGAGCCAAACGCCTTCGAGCGCGGCGCGGTCGCCTGCACGGGGACGGAGTTCTGCTCGCTCGCGCTGACGGAGACGAAGGTCCGCACCGCCGAACTGCTCCGCTGGCTGCGGGCCAACGTCGACCTGCCGGACGACGTGAGCCGACTGAAGATCCACTTCTCGGGCTGTACCGCCGACTGCGGGCAGGCGATGACCGCCGACATCGGCCTCCAGGGCATGCGCGCCCGCAAGGACGGCGAGATGGTCGAGGCCGTCGACGTCGGCGTCGGCGGCGGGATCGGCGAGGAGCCGACGTTCATCGAGTGGGTCCGCCAGCGCGTGCCCGCCGACGAACTGCCGGGGCTGATCCGCAACCTCGTCGAGGCCTTTGCCGCGCTCCGGACGGAGGGCCAGACGTTCCGCGAGTGGGTCGAGGCGACGGGCCACGAGACCATCATCGAACTCGCGGAGCCCGAGGAGACCGACTACGAGGACCCCTGCCTGACCGACGCCAAGCAGTCGTGGTACCCGTTCGAGGACGGCGAGAGCCCCGCGCCGACCGCGCCGGACGGCACGCCGCTCTCGGCCGATGACTGA
- a CDS encoding NTP transferase domain-containing protein: MTVAGIVAGGCRPDGAERPADGDGTLVRRVAGTLSGRTDRLVVTCRPDRRDAVAGALDGLDARLAPDPAAAGGPAATLRAGLRTCGCHRAAVVAPDVAAVDGRAVGLLVEALDASDADAAVPRIDGRQRPLCAVYDVAAAVDACTTALRRGEGDVRGVLTALSVADVDEARFRSRVDPATLRRVDSPAALRAPRDPSVEGRSESD, translated from the coding sequence GTGACCGTCGCCGGGATCGTCGCGGGCGGCTGTCGCCCCGACGGCGCGGAGCGGCCGGCCGACGGCGACGGGACGCTCGTCCGTCGCGTGGCGGGGACGCTCTCGGGCCGGACCGACCGGCTGGTCGTCACCTGCCGGCCCGACCGGCGGGACGCGGTCGCCGGCGCGCTGGACGGGCTGGATGCCCGACTCGCGCCGGACCCGGCGGCGGCCGGCGGCCCCGCGGCGACGCTCCGGGCCGGCCTGCGGACGTGTGGCTGTCACCGCGCCGCCGTCGTCGCCCCCGACGTGGCGGCGGTCGACGGCCGCGCGGTCGGCCTGCTCGTGGAGGCCCTCGACGCGAGCGACGCCGACGCCGCGGTCCCGCGGATCGACGGCCGCCAGCGCCCGCTGTGTGCGGTGTACGACGTGGCCGCCGCGGTCGACGCCTGCACGACGGCGCTGCGGCGCGGCGAGGGCGACGTTCGGGGCGTGCTGACGGCGCTGTCGGTCGCCGACGTGGACGAGGCGCGGTTCCGGTCGCGGGTCGACCCGGCGACGCTCCGGCGCGTGGACTCGCCCGCGGCGCTGCGCGCGCCCCGCGACCCGTCGGTCGAGGGCCGCAGCGAGTCGGATTGA